The DNA segment CGCGAGCGCATCCAGACGAAGTCGAGCGTCTCCTGCGGGTCCAGGGCCCAGACCTGCAGCGAGTCGCCGTCGACGAGGTGGGCCGCCGTCGTCGCCACGCCCAGCAGCCGCTCGCCCAGCGCACGCTCCAGGCTCGCCGCCGCCGAGGCGTGCAACCGCAGCAACGCCAAGCCGACGGCCGCCAGCACCGCCAGGTAGACGGCGGCGCCGGCCAAGAACCGACGCTTCGCTCCGGCGGGCCGGGGTGACGTCGTCATGACGTGTTCCGGGTGGTCAGGCGCCATGGTGCTGTTCGTGCCCTTCGGCCTGCTCGCGCGCGTGGTAGCTGGAGCGCACCAGCGGCCCCGCCTCCACCCAGCCCAGGCCGAGGTCGCGGCCCGCGTGGGCGAGTTCGGCGAACTCCTCGGGAGCGTAGAAGCGCAGCACGGGGTGGTGGCGCGGCGTCGGCTGCAGGTACTGGCCGATGGTCAGGATGTCCACGCCGTGGTCCACGCAGTCGCGCATCAGCGCCAGGACCTCGTCGCGCTCCTCGCCGAGCCCCAGCATGATCCCCGTCTTGACCCGCAGCGGCACGCCCTCGGCCGCGGCCCGCTGCTTGGCGAGCTTCAGCAGGGTCAGCGAGCGCTGGTAGACGGCCTGGGGCCGCACCTCGGCGTAGAGCCGCGGCACCGTCTCGAGGTTGTGGGCCAGGACCTCGGGGCGCGCGTCGAGCACCTTCCCTATTTGTCGCGGATCGCCGAGGAAGTCGGGCACCAGCACCTCGACGCCGCAGCCGGGGTTCAGCCGGCGGATCCAGCGGATCGTGGCGGCGAACTGGGCCGAGCCGCCGTCGGGGTGCTCGTCGCGGTTGACGGAGGTGACGACCGCGAACTTCAGCCCGAGGTGGCGGACCGTCTCGGCCACGCGGCGCGGCTCGTCGCGGTCCAGGGGGTCGCCCGGGCCGGTCAGCACGTTGCAGAAGGTGCATTTGCGGGAGCAGACGTGCCCCATGATCATGAACGTCGCGGTCTTGTTGCTGAAGCACTCGCCGCGGTTGGGGCAGTTGC comes from the bacterium genome and includes:
- the lipA gene encoding lipoyl synthase, with translation MGTVKSVRRHHLEKPAWVKAPRKGGDAYNEVKQLLRTAQLNTICESGNCPNRGECFSNKTATFMIMGHVCSRKCTFCNVLTGPGDPLDRDEPRRVAETVRHLGLKFAVVTSVNRDEHPDGGSAQFAATIRWIRRLNPGCGVEVLVPDFLGDPRQIGKVLDARPEVLAHNLETVPRLYAEVRPQAVYQRSLTLLKLAKQRAAAEGVPLRVKTGIMLGLGEERDEVLALMRDCVDHGVDILTIGQYLQPTPRHHPVLRFYAPEEFAELAHAGRDLGLGWVEAGPLVRSSYHAREQAEGHEQHHGA